The genomic segment TCGTGGCGGCGGACGATCTCGAGCAGCTGGTTGCGGGTCAGCACCAGCTCGGACACCATGGTCATAAGGTGCTCGAGCGTCTCGACGTTGACGCGGATCGACTGGCTGGTGACCGAGCCCTTGCCCTCGCCCTTGGCGCCGTCGTCGTGGTCCTTGTCCTCGGCGACGACCTTCTCGGCCTTCTCCGGCTTCGGGGCCTGACGGGTCATGCGCGCCTCGATCTCGGCGGCGACCTTGGCGAAGTCGATGCCGGCCTGCTGGGCGGCCTCGGCGGCGGGCTCCTCGGCCACGGCGGCGGCGACGGGGGGCGCCTCGACCTCGGTCTCGCGGAAGGCGCGCTCGAGTTCGTCGAGGGAGACCTCGCCGGGGCGCAACTCGCGCTCGAGGATCTGCGGCACCAGCGTGCCGACCGCGACCTCGGGCTTCTTCTCGGCGGCCTTCTTGGCCTCGGCCTTGGCGGCGTCGCCGGCGAGCGACATCCGCTCGAGCTGGGAGATCAGGTCCGAGTCGACGCCCTTCGGCTCCTCGCCCTCCTGCGCCTCGAGTTCGGCCAGGATGCCCTTGATGCGGTCGATGGTCTGCAGGATCAGGCTGACCGCCTCGGGCGTGACCGGCGCGCCCTCGCGGAACTTGCCCATCAGCGTCTCGGCCGCGTGCGCCAGCGCCTCGAGGCGCGGCAGGCCGAGGAATCCGCAGGTGCCCTTGATGGTGTGGACGAGGCGGAAGATGTTGTCGAGGATCCGAGCGTTGTTCGGTTCCTGCTCGAACTTGACCAGTTCGACGTCGACGACGTCGAGCGACTCGTTCGTCTCCGTCAGAAATTCCCGAAGCAGATCGTCCATGGTCACCCCCGCAGGACACGGCCCGCATCCGAGCCGCACCTCCCGTTTCGGGACGCGAAGGTGACGGCCGTCTCTGATCGGGGATTTTCGGGGTAGATCCGTTAAGATTGCTTGAAGTGAAGCGTTCCGAAACGAGGCAATCGCGCGATCGCGAACTAATCAACTCTACGGATGCGGTTTTTCCGGTTCAGGCCGCGGGCGCCGCCTGGAACACGACGGTGTCGTCGGTCTTCTCCACGGTCAGCACGAAGCCGACGTCGCGGGCGAGGGCGCCGGTGTAGTAGGGCTGTATCGCGTGGGCGTCGACGTGGCCGCCGTCCTCGAGCTTGCCGGCGAGCAGGTCGATCGCGCGCGGCGGGATGCGCGCCGACGGGCCGGTCGCCTCGATGCGCAGCGTCGGCGTCGGCAGCTCGCCTTCGGCGGTGACGACGACGCGGCCGCCGCGCGGGATCGCGTGCAGCGAGACCAGCAAGAGGTTCAGCAGCAGCTTGACCTGGTTCTTCGGCAGTAGCCGGCGGGTCGCCTGCCACGACAATTCGGCCTTCTCGCTCTCCATGTAGCGCTTGGCGACCGTCTCGGCGTCGCCGAGGTCGACCTCGGCACCGGCGGAGCCGGCGGCGCCGAAGGCGAGCCGGGCGAACTGCAGCTTGGCCGAGGCGGTGCGCGCGCTCTTGCGGATGAGGTCGAAGGCGAAGGCCTTCATCTCCTCGCCGTCCTCCTCGTCGAGGACCTCGAGGCCGTTGGTGATCGCGCCGACCGGCGAGATGATGTCGTGGCAGACCCGCGAGCACAGCAGCGCGGCGAAGTCGAGGGCTTCGATCCTGGTCGGCTCGGACATGGCGGCGGGTTCCCCGGAAGACACGGCGCGGCAACGGGCCGAATCGGGCGATCCGACCCTTCCGCCCGCCTGGATACAGGCGCGCGCCGGTCCTGCCAACCCGAGCCCCGTCCGCCGCCTCAGGGCGCCAGCATGGCGCGCACCGCCGGCCACTTGGCGTCGGCGGCGGCGACCAGCGCGTCGGCGTCGGCGAGGAAGGCTGTCCGGTCGGCGACCGAGTTGAACAGGTAGAGCCGCTGGCGGTGGATCGCGAAGATCGTCGGGTCGCCCTCCTGCGGCACCGCCCGTGCCACGCCGACGACGCCGTGGCCGCCGTAGGCGGGGGCGTAGACCGCCGGCGCGTCGGAGAAGGCGGCGGCGTTGCCGCGGTTGACGAAGATCCAGTAGGCGCCGTCCCACTCGACCTCGATCTCGGGGTCGCCGCGCACCGGCATGCCGTCGAGGAAATAGGCGACCGGGTCGTAGCCGCCGATGGCGACGCCGGTGAAGGGGTCGGAGACGACGTATTCGCCGATGGCCGCGGCCGGCCGGGCCGTCGCCAACACCGCCGCCGCGGCGCCGAGGAGCAGCTCGCGACGTGCAAGTCGCCGTTGTGTCGCCGGATTCGCCATGTTCATGTTCCGGGACGCCGAATCGAACCGGCGCCGCGCCGATCTTGCCCGCGGGCGGGTGACGGGCGGGTTAACCGGGGACGGGGGTCCGGAGGAAGTCCACGCATGCACGCGTCCGTGTCACGCCGCTTCGCGACCTGCGCCATGGTCGCCGCCGCCGTCGCCGCAGCGGTTCCCGCGGCGGCCCAGCAGCCCGACGCCAGCTTCTCCTCGGCCGAGCTGGTAAACGCCGGCAACAAGTTCTTCGGCGAGATCTCGAGCGGCCTCGCCGCCGTGGTCGAGAAGGCGGTGTCGAGCTACGGCCAGCCCAACGGCTACATCCTCGGCCAGGAGGGCGGCGGCGCCATCTTCGGCGGCCTGCGCTACGGCGAGGGCATGCTCTACACCCGCAACGCCGGCAGCTACAAGGTGTACTGGCAGGGCCCTTCGCTCGGCCTCGACATCGGTGCCGACGGCGCCCGCACCATGATGCTGGTCTACGGCCTGCCGAGCGTCGACGCGCTCTACACCCGCTTCGGCGGCGTCGACGGATCGGCCTACGTGGTCGGCGGCTTCGGCATCACCGCGCTCGCCGCCGGCGGCATTCGGGTGGTGCCGGTGCGCTCCGGCGTCGGCGCCCGCCTCGGCGTCAACGTCGGCTACCTCAAGTTCACGCCGGAAGCGACCTGGAACCCGTTCTGACGGCGTCCGGCGGCTTGACCGGGCGCGCGGGCGCGCCGATCCTGGCGCCGCGTCCGGTCGGCCCGCCGCCGTCCGCGCGAGCACCATCCGCGCCGTTCGCCCGGCCCCGCTGCCCTCCCGGTGTCGCGGGTCCGCCGTGCGCCGCCCCGACCGGACCCGAAGACCCGTGATCGAAGACGTCCTCG from the Oharaeibacter diazotrophicus genome contains:
- a CDS encoding DUF1134 domain-containing protein, translating into MHASVSRRFATCAMVAAAVAAAVPAAAQQPDASFSSAELVNAGNKFFGEISSGLAAVVEKAVSSYGQPNGYILGQEGGGAIFGGLRYGEGMLYTRNAGSYKVYWQGPSLGLDIGADGARTMMLVYGLPSVDALYTRFGGVDGSAYVVGGFGITALAAGGIRVVPVRSGVGARLGVNVGYLKFTPEATWNPF
- the chpT gene encoding histidine phosphotransferase ChpT, which codes for MSEPTRIEALDFAALLCSRVCHDIISPVGAITNGLEVLDEEDGEEMKAFAFDLIRKSARTASAKLQFARLAFGAAGSAGAEVDLGDAETVAKRYMESEKAELSWQATRRLLPKNQVKLLLNLLLVSLHAIPRGGRVVVTAEGELPTPTLRIEATGPSARIPPRAIDLLAGKLEDGGHVDAHAIQPYYTGALARDVGFVLTVEKTDDTVVFQAAPAA
- a CDS encoding YHS domain-containing (seleno)protein, which gives rise to MANPATQRRLARRELLLGAAAAVLATARPAAAIGEYVVSDPFTGVAIGGYDPVAYFLDGMPVRGDPEIEVEWDGAYWIFVNRGNAAAFSDAPAVYAPAYGGHGVVGVARAVPQEGDPTIFAIHRQRLYLFNSVADRTAFLADADALVAAADAKWPAVRAMLAP